Proteins encoded in a region of the Bombina bombina isolate aBomBom1 chromosome 12, aBomBom1.pri, whole genome shotgun sequence genome:
- the AJM1 gene encoding apical junction component 1 homolog, which produces MTRTDPPDILVSTVFQDIKLTLNTDSQSLQPTAQCDSFMSNPTELHQQPFNKRHCRSFDFLESLDEHLSNTETMESSQRGSHKRAGTPEPSSQPVGRRASIRTDTRYMSQGVDTSREPAKEPRRRPRSKSAPRVKTTFTSVPIQMASSSQSPPPTARRGRETQRVSREPPKAVSSPKREPSYAPTKVLMNEVHPIKLQPQRNSSSRISPLCISNNCMEESHGMKTISSPHVRCRMDIKPDDAVLQHAAHSTKTCQPWGEAPYCTRQPGTPRSLAVPTGRLISVSRTPTPSETHSGDHRIAHFPCNPGPEAYTPDFRGIPYQNVASPRDFTPHSNREYSQYGSPSIPTSFFYTEEDANYSQNIPIQSRSCVAYPHPYSDHGIPTHNYYPEEPPSAPARTFYIEEPRPYPIQEAPIRTFYGEDPRFYPPRTVPSKTVYGEDPRSYPLQSTSSKLYYAEDIAKYSEREALSRTYPYPRSTQSLQFNDFYFPDQTSIPYPMSPFPNQPSGREAMLSSWHASYSMNQQRLGTDARNYSRSWDNILNPSGRKEDLLSRGRSYENLLCREQRALSPDDRRQPVVVNLSCSPKRYAALSLSENSIVEKIHTDTGTGRYTMGRSWFVTPEITITDNDLRANGVRRGERRSASWDVIDSGTSPPAYPTHVSYPTKDKIPSRSSRHRSLEQLDELIADLVIDYKPPSSRRPSEADALADQLRKLIKEDMIGIPRKMEPHGPTAHLLQNRPLKEQPTPTFSDSQRGQRRGCFPEMPVTSPYKPLEDCSSDLSADEDDLLTCSNAKCRRTETMFNACLYFKSCHSCYTYYCSRNCRREDWDIHKENCIYGRMGSVCRHVLKFCRESTEVHKAFSRIAKVGYLSRGRGVLFLGFPNPGSADNFLHLGLEGLMMSPTYLSLRELESYSDNLGEHAKELQGAGSQYDPEECFILNVTVAVGQGGPDRLSSRAHHIPTIRKYAKIALASSSPERKITKKEKDMETLILTPPPGTADLEKDGEEGRKAREVCFIHIQRELRIRGVFLRHEYPKIYQQLCEFVENNKRFTPTTIYPIDKRTGKQFMCMIMAASEPRTLDWVASPNLLDDIM; this is translated from the coding sequence ATGACACGAACCGACCCGCCTGACATATTAGTGTCAACAGTTTTTCAAGACATTAAGTTGACCCTGAACACTGATTCTCAAAGCCTTCAACCAACTGCACAATGTGACAGCTTCATGTCCAACCCTACAGAGCTTCACCAGCAACCATTCAATAAGAGGCACTGCCGCAGCTTCGACTTTCTTGAATCCTTAGATGAGCACTTGTCCAATACGGAAACCATGGAATCGTCTCAGAGAGGGTCACACAAGCGTGCAGGTACTCCTGAACCATCTTCACAGCCTGTGGGAAGGCGGGCCTCTATCAGAACAGACACAAGATACATGTCACAAGGGGTGGACACCTCAAGGGAACCAGCCAAAGAACCACGAAGAAGACCTAGATCAAAAAGTGCTCCAAGAGTCAAAACCACTTTCACCTCAGTCCCTATACAAATGGCTTCTTCTTCTCAATCACCTCCTCCAACTGCTAGAAGAGGTAGAGAGACTCAAAGGGTCTCACGAGAACCTCCGAAAGCTGTATCCTCTCCCAAAAGAGAGCCTAGCTACGCACCCACAAAAGTATTAATGAATGAGGTGCATCCCATAAAACTGCAACCTCAGCGCAATAGCTCAAGTCGTATTTCTCCCCTTTGTATCAGCAACAATTGCATGGAGGAAAGTCATGGTATGAAAACAATCTCTAGTCCTCATGTTCGATGCAGGATGGATATTAAACCAGATGATGCAGTTCTGCAACATGCAGCTCACAGTACCAAGACCTGCCAACCCTGGGGGGAAGCACCATACTGCACAAGGCAACCTGGGACTCCAAGAAGTCTAGCTGTGCCAACTGGAAGGCTAATATCTGTGTCTCGGACACCTACACCCAGTGAAACTCATAGTGGAGATCATAGAATTGCACACTTCCCCTGTAACCCAGGACCTGAAGCCTATACACCCGATTTTCGTGGAATCCCATACCAAAACGTTGCTTCACCAAGGGATTTCACACCACATTCAAACCGGGAATACAGTCAGTATGGCAGTCCTAGCATTCCCACTTCATTCTTTTACACAGAGGAGGATGCCAACTACAGCCAAAACATCCCTATTCAGAGTAGGAGCTGTGTTGCTTATCCTCATCCATATTCTGATCATGGGATTCCTACACACAACTATTATCCAGAAGAGCCCCCTAGTGCCCCAGCAAGAACATTTTACATTGAGGAGCCAAGACCTTACCCTATTCAAGAAGCCCCAATTAGGACGTTTTATGGAGAGGATCCACGTTTCTACCCTCCCCGTACTGTCCCTTCCAAAACTGTCTATGGGGAAGATCCAAGATCTTATCCCTTACAGAGCACTTCTTCCAAACTGTACTATGCTGAGGATATTGCAAAATACTCAGAACGGGAAGCTCTCTCCAGAACCTACCCTTATCCCAGAAGCACACAATCTCTGCAGTTCAATGACTTTTATTTTCCAGATCAGACATCAATACCTTATCCTATGTCACCCTTCCCAAATCAGCCTTCTGGGAGGGAGGCAATGCTTTCATCTTGGCATGCCTCATACAGCATGAACCAACAGAGACTAGGGACAGATGCTAGGAACTACTCTAGGTCTTGGGATAATATTCTGAACCCCAGTGGGCGCAAAGAAGACCTGCTATCACGTGGCCGCAGCTATGAGAACCTACTTTGCCGTGAACAACGTGCCTTATCTCCTGATGACAGGCGCCAGCCTGTGGTGGTTAATCTTTCTTGCTCTCCTAAGCGCTATGCCGCTCTTTCACTCTCAGAAAACTCTATTGTGGAAAAGATACACACAGACACTGGAACTGGGAGGTATACAATGGGGCGCTCATGGTTTGTTACCCCAGAAATTACCATTACAGACAATGACTTAAGAGCAAATGGTGTAAGAAGGGGTGAGAGGCGCTCAGCCAGCTGGGATGTAATAGATTCAGGAACTTCCCCACCAGCATACCCAACTCATGTTTCCTACCCTACCAAAGATAAGATTCCAAGTAGATCTTCTAGACACCGTAGTCTGGAGCAGCTTGATGAGCTGATTGCAGACTTAGTGATAGACTATAAACCACCATCAAGTCGCCGTCCCAGTGAGGCTGATGCATTGGCTGACCAATTAAGAAAGCTGATTAAAGAAGACATGATAGGGATCCCTCGGAAAATGGAACCTCATGGGCCAACAGCACATCTCCTACAGAATCGACCCCTGAAGGAGCAGCCAACGCCAACCTTTTCTGATTCCCAAAGAGGTCAAAGGAGAGGCTGTTTCCCTGAGATGCCAGTAACCAGCCCCTATAAACCCCTGGAGGATTGCTCATCAGATCTGAGTGCTGATGAAGATGATCTATTGACCTGCTCAAATGCCAAGTGCAGACGCACAGAGACCATGTTCAATGCCTGTCTCTATTTTAAGTCATGTCACAGCTGCTACACCTATTACTGCTCTCGTAATTGCCGCCGTGAGGATTGGGACATTCACAAAGAGAACTGTATCTATGGCCGTATGGGCAGTGTCTGCCGCCATGTGCTTAAATTTTGCAGAGAGAGCACAGAGGTTCACAAAGCCTTTTCTCGCATTGCTAAAGTGGGTTATCTGTCCCGGGGAAGGGGAGTGCTCTTCTTAGGTTTTCCTAACCCAGGCTCTGCAGACAATTTCTTGCATCTAGGCCTGGAAGGCCTGATGATGTCCCCCACATATCTGTCTTTGAGAGAGCTTGAGAGCTACTCAGACAATCTTGGAGAGCATGCCAAGGAGTTACAGGGAGCTGGCAGCCAATACGACCCTGAGGAATGTTTCATATTGAATGTAACTGTGGCAGTGGGCCAGGGAGGTCCTGATAGGCTTTCATCTAGAGCCCACCACATCCCCACAATCCGCAAGTATGCCAAAATAGCCTTAGCCTCTTCCAGTCCCGAAAGAAAGATAACAAAAAAAGAGAAGGACATGGAGACCCTTATTTTGACCCCACCCCCAGGCACTGCTGACCTGGAAAAAGATGGCGAGGAGGGAAGAAAAGCCAGGGAGGTCTGTTTTATCCATATTCAGAGGGAGCTGAGGATCAGGGGGGTCTTCCTACGCCATGAGTATCCTAAAATTTACCAGCAGTTATGTGAGTTTGTAGAGAACAACAAAAGGTTTACCCCCACTACAATTTATCCTATTGACAAAAGGACTGGTAAGCAGTTCATGTGCATGATTATGGCAGCTTCAGAGCCCAGGACTCTAGATTGGGTAGCAAGTCCCAACCTACTGGATGATATCATGTGA